The genomic region TGCCAAATGTTTGACGAAATATCAACAAGAGTTTGATAAAGGAAATTGTAGCACACATAGCAGTCTATtacattggtatcaaagcaagtgtATCCTTAAGGGTTAATGAAAAGATGAAGTCTTACGAAGAGTTACTAGAAGATCTTCAGTACTTTCATGAGCATCCAGGTTGGTTTAGAACCATCTTTAAAAAGAAATTAGAAACTAATGAAAATGATTTTTTCAGTGTCCAAATCTAGAAAGCTAGcgaaaatgaataaattaaaaggGTCATGATGAAGGATGTTCTAATTACATCAGAAGGTGATAATGAGTTAAGAAAAAGGGTGTCTAGTGCAGGAGAAAATTTGGGACACTTATCTCTATCAAAAGATGATCTTCTTAGCTCATTGGAGGAGTTGGCAAAGTGCTTGCAAGAGGTGAAACAGTCACCCTCTCATCTGATCCAAAATGCAATAGCTCTGACAGTGAACTCTTTGGGAGAACATAGGTTGCTGAGACGCCCAAAAAATGAGGTAAGACTAGTTGTTTCTAATTGTCTAAGTGAAATTATAAGAATTACAGTCCCTGAAATTCCTTACAAAGATGATATAATGAAAGAAGTCTTGCAACTGATTGTGGAGAGCCTCCATGGGTTGCATGATGACAAAGACCCAACTTTTAATAGAAGGACAAAAAATTTAGACATTATGGCAAGGACCAGATCATTTGTCCTTATGTTGGACCTTCACTATGATGAGTTGATTCTACAAATGTTTCAATGTCTCATTGCTGAAATTAGGAAACGTCACCCTAACAAGTTGAAGACAGACATGTTTGACATCTTGTCCATGATCCTAGATGAGAATGATACTGTTTGTAAGCAGTTGCGGTATAATTTGCTAGATATTTGGAGAACAAAGTTGCATGTGTCAGCTACAGCCTATGACTTTGCAAGAAGTTTTATTGAGTTGAAGATTGAGAAGTTTAGGGAACAACTAACTTCAGAAGAATTGGTCATGTGGGGTTTACAAGTATCACCTTCTCTTTAGGTGAGAGACAATCCAGATGTTGATGTGAATGTTTCAGCTATGATTAAACCTATTACTTTTCCTGAGGATAACAATAAGGGTAATGACTGCCATATTGTTGAGGAGGACTATATGGAGTTAGAGTCATTCACTAGGTGAGGTGTTCTCAAAACTCTTCATTGGTGATGTGCAGATTTTCATTGAAAAGATAGTGGTAGGGAAAAACTTCCTTGAGGAGTCTATTTATGATCACACTACTGCTCCAATTGACTACATGATGAGAGCATACCATCTTTTAGTGGGTCAACTAAATTGGATGTTAAGGGGATAGAGGAAACTGAACCTCCTTGTATAGAGACTCCTATTTCCGGCATTGAGGATATTTCTATAGGAGGAATTAGTATTGAGTTGATTCGGGAGCATCACTTGAGCATTCAAGACTATATAGAAGAAGGATTTTAGTCACAGTTAGATATTTGTATATGTGAAGCAAAGGTTGATCATACACCTTACATTCCACATAGTTTGTGGAATCAGTTGAGGTGATTGAGGATGGGATTGTGGCAACCTTATCCCATCATGATGAGGTGCATAAGCTGGTTGAGAATTATCTTTGGATAATTCAATTAGAGAGAAGGCAAAAGGGAATTGAAGCGTAATCTTCTCTTGTTAGCTTGCAGATAATCAAAGAAGGTATGGAAACAATGAAGACAAATTATCTACATCTTCTTTCAAATTGGGATCACCTACTCAACCTAGTTGAGATCTATTCAGATGCTTTGAGAAGGAAggaggaagaaattgatgaactttgTTTACACTTGAGCATGGCTCACTCTTCCTTACACAAATCGGAGGAAACCATTGTTGGTCCATCAGTGAACCATGAGTATGAAGCAAGAACTTTGGAGATCAAATAGATCATTGAGGACATTGATGAAATCCACAAGTATGAGATGCCACAACATGACTTCAACACCTTTTAGAATGATTTCAGTCTATAGTTTGGAGAGGAACATGTTGGCTACAGTATTCTAGCACCTTCCTTATGGGTTCTACCTCCTATTGCTTTGATTGATGGCTATCCTACGATGCTGATCAGAATTATATCAGGTTGCACTTTAAGGGCATGGGCTATGGATATGGATAAGAGAGATTGGTATTTCCATTTTGGAGCTAGAGGATGGGTGGATGATGAGTTCTTACCATCCTGAGGTGGTAGAGATGCTTGATTCTTCATTTGGGATTTGGTTTATTGGTTACATGGTGTTGTTATGATCTATACCAACAACTTGACAGGAGTTGGAATTTGTTTCTATGCACCGTTGGGTGTCATTTATATTTTCAGGAAGCCACTATGGATAGGATGGTCCGTTGATGACTCAGACACTACAGTCTTGGTCATTGGCTCAGGTATCTTTGGAGGTTTGGACGGTTCTCATGTTGATATTGTTAATGAAGTAGATCTTTCTGCATTGAGTGGTGAGTCGGCTTCTGTTGTTGCCAACATAGAGGGAATTACACATGGACACTCTGACATTTCATTGGAGCAGACAGGAGTGTTTCATCTCAACTACATATTGAGGTGTGTTCACTAGTTTACCTTTAGCTCACATATACAAGATTTGACTATGTTACTGATGTAAGGGAAAGGTGATTTGAGTATGGAGCTTTGGGGGGCatcttggtatgacatgttttTTTATGACAAGTGATGAGACCAATTTTGGCAAGTCTCACACCCTGTTCTCACCAACTAGTTGCTTATAGAATCCAGTGTTTGAGATTTGGTTTGATTGGACTGTAGAGGCTTATAGAATAATGCAACATTAGCGTGGTGGATTTTTTCCTTGTGGCGGTGACTCATAAAGTAGTAGTAATGTTGTTGTTACCCCCTATTTCAGCATATATAGGAGACCACTACA from Cryptomeria japonica chromosome 3, Sugi_1.0, whole genome shotgun sequence harbors:
- the LOC131034242 gene encoding sister chromatid cohesion protein PDS5 homolog C-like, which gives rise to MKDVLITSEGDNELRKRVSSAGENLGHLSLSKDDLLSSLEELAKCLQEVKQSPSHLIQNAIALTVNSLGEHRLLRRPKNEVRLVVSNCLSEIIRITVPEIPYKDDIMKEVLQLIVESLHGLHDDKDPTFNRRTKNLDIMARTRSFVLMLDLHYDELILQMFQCLIAEIRKRHPNKLKTDMFDILSMILDENDTVCKQLRYNLLDIWRTKLHVSATAYDFARSFIELKIEKFREQLTSEELVMWGLQVSPSL